The following coding sequences are from one Triticum dicoccoides isolate Atlit2015 ecotype Zavitan chromosome 4A, WEW_v2.0, whole genome shotgun sequence window:
- the LOC119286557 gene encoding probable carboxylesterase 18, producing MADLKAPAKARRLAPPMSWRTRLSIFAAGYLTDATCRADGTINRRLLTYLDPGVPPSAAPRNGVSSRDIDVDPATPLRARLFHPVGLPGPLPVVLFFHGGGFAYLSAASLAYDAACRRIARYCGAAVLSVDYRRSPEHRFPAAYDDGFSALRFLDDPKKHPADVAPLDASRCFLAGDSAGANIAHHVARRYAMSSPSFANVRISGLIAIQPFFGGEERTPSELQLEGAPIVSISRCDWMWRAFLPPGADRTHEAAHPASPAAAAGIDSPAFPPAVVVVGGYDPLQDWQRRYCEMLTSKGKKVRVLEYPEAIHAFYVFPEFAESKDLMLRMKEFVAGSDGGK from the coding sequence ATGGCGGATTTGAAGGCTCCGGCCAAGGCGAGGAGGCTGGCGCCGCCCATGTCGTGGCGGACGCGCCTGTCGATCTTCGCCGCGGGTTACCTCACCGACGCCACCTGCCGCGCTGACGGCACAATCAACCGCCGCCTGCTCACCTACCTCGACCCCGGCGTCCCGCCCTCCGCCGCCCCGCGCAACGGCGTCTCCTCCCGCGACATCGACGTCGACCCCGCGACCCCGCTCCGGGCCCGCCTCTTCCACCCCGTGGGCCTGCCCGGCCCGCTCCCGGTTGTCCTGTTCTTCCACGGCGGCGGGTTCGCCTACCTCTCCGCGGCCTCCCTCGCCTACGACGCCGCGTGCCGCCGCATCGCCAGGTACTGCGGCGCGGCCGTGCTGTCGGTTGACTACCGCCGCTCTCCGGAGCACCGGTTCCCGGCGGCGTACGACGACGGGTTCTCCGCGCTCCGCTTCCTCGACGACCCCAAGAAGCACCCCGCCGACGTCGCGCCCCTCGACGCCTCCCGCTGCTTCCTCGCCGGGGACAGCGCAGGCGCCAACATCGCCCACCACGTCGCCCGCCGCTACGCCATGTCCTCCCCGTCCTTCGCCAACGTCCGGATCTCCGGCCTCATCGCCATCCAGCCCTTCTTCGGCGGCGAGGAACGGACTCCCTCCGAGCTCCAGCTGGAGGGCGCGCCCATCGTGTCCATCTCCCGCTGCGACTGGATGTGGCGCGCCTTCCTCCCGCCAGGTGCCGACCGGACGCACGAGGCCGCGCACCCGGCTTCCCCTGCGGCCGCGGCCGGCATCGACTCCCCGGCGTTcccgccggcggtggtggtggtcggcGGGTACGACCCGCTCCAGGATTGGCAGCGGCGGTACTGCGAGATGCTGACCTCCAAGGGAAAGAAGGTGCGGGTGCTGGAGTACCCCGAAGCCATCCACGCCTTCTATGTCTTCCCGGAGTTCGCCGAGTCCAAGGACCTCATGCTGAGGATGAAGGAGTTCGTCGCCGGGAGCGACGGCGGCAAGTGA